The following proteins are co-located in the Streptomyces bottropensis ATCC 25435 genome:
- a CDS encoding SAM-dependent methyltransferase, whose translation MSEAAAAVLARFSEQVLGLPLPVGIRLWDGSTAGPEDGPAFVLRDREALRRLLWRPGELGLARAWVAGDLEVDGDLYELLKRISTLVWERDEPGSRTAAFRQALSVLTTPATLRTVSRTLGLAGMGLPPAPPAEEVVRRRGPAHSMRRDKAAISHHYDVGNDFYALVLGPSLVYSCAYWQGDPSSGSGDTLEQAQEAKLDLVCRKLALREGQRLLDVGCGWGSLAMHAAERYGVQVVGVTISVEQAALARERVAAAGLEHLVEIRVQDYRQIDDSPFDAISSIGMAEHVGKKRYRAYADILHRLLKPGGRLLNHQIARRPLRDEGEYRMDPFIDRYVFPDGELAPVGSTASLLEEAGFEVRDVEALREHYALTLREWVANLEAHWDEAVKLTSPGRARVWRLYMAASAVGFENNTMGVNQVLAVRTDGGGRSGMPLRRDFLGTSASALA comes from the coding sequence ATGTCCGAAGCAGCCGCAGCAGTTCTGGCTCGTTTCAGTGAACAGGTGCTGGGTCTCCCCCTGCCCGTGGGAATCCGCCTCTGGGACGGCAGCACGGCCGGCCCCGAGGACGGGCCGGCCTTCGTCCTGCGTGACCGCGAAGCCCTTCGGCGTCTGCTGTGGCGGCCCGGCGAGCTGGGGCTCGCCCGGGCCTGGGTGGCCGGAGATCTGGAAGTCGACGGTGACCTGTACGAGCTGCTGAAGCGCATCTCGACGCTGGTGTGGGAACGGGACGAGCCCGGCAGCCGCACCGCGGCGTTCCGCCAAGCGCTGAGCGTACTGACCACACCCGCCACCCTGCGTACGGTGAGCCGGACGCTCGGCCTCGCGGGGATGGGGCTCCCGCCGGCTCCGCCCGCCGAAGAGGTGGTGCGCCGTCGCGGTCCCGCGCACAGCATGCGGCGTGACAAGGCGGCCATCAGTCACCACTACGACGTGGGCAACGACTTCTACGCCCTGGTGCTGGGCCCCTCACTCGTCTACTCCTGCGCCTACTGGCAGGGCGACCCGTCCTCCGGCTCCGGCGACACGCTGGAGCAGGCCCAGGAAGCCAAACTGGATCTGGTCTGCCGCAAGCTCGCCCTGCGCGAGGGACAGCGGCTGCTGGACGTGGGCTGCGGCTGGGGCTCGCTGGCCATGCACGCGGCCGAACGCTACGGCGTACAGGTCGTAGGGGTCACCATCTCGGTCGAACAGGCGGCATTGGCACGCGAGCGTGTCGCCGCGGCGGGGCTTGAGCACCTGGTGGAGATCAGGGTGCAGGACTACCGGCAGATCGACGACTCCCCCTTCGACGCGATCTCCTCGATCGGTATGGCCGAGCACGTCGGCAAGAAGCGCTACCGCGCGTACGCGGACATCCTGCACCGGCTGCTGAAGCCCGGCGGGCGGTTGCTCAACCACCAGATAGCGCGGCGCCCTTTGAGGGACGAAGGGGAGTACCGAATGGACCCCTTCATCGACCGGTACGTCTTCCCCGACGGCGAGCTGGCTCCCGTCGGTTCCACCGCGTCGCTGCTGGAGGAGGCGGGCTTCGAGGTGCGCGACGTCGAGGCCCTGCGCGAGCACTATGCCCTCACGCTACGTGAGTGGGTGGCCAACCTCGAAGCACACTGGGACGAGGCGGTCAAGCTGACCTCGCCCGGGCGGGCGCGGGTGTGGCGCCTGTATATGGCGGCCTCGGCGGTCGGGTTCGAGAACAACACGATGGGCGTCAACCAGGTGCTGGCGGTCAGGACCGATGGTGGCGGCCGGTCCGGCATGCCGTTGCGCAGGGATTTCCTGGGAACCTCGGCCTCGGCGCTCGCCTGA
- a CDS encoding L-fuconate dehydratase yields MTTTSARITAVDTYDVRFPTSRELDGSDAMNPDPDYSAAYVVLRTDAGDGHEGHGFTFTIGRGNDVQVAAIDALRPHVVSRSVQELCADPGSLSRDLIGDSQLRWLGPEKGVMHMAIGAVVNAVWDLASKRAGQPLWRLLAHAEPEWLVSQVDFRYITDALTPEDALTLLRDGRTGLAQREAVLLERGYPGYTTSPGWLGYSDEKLTRLAKQAVADGFTQIKLKVGADLDDDIRRLRTARAAVGDGVRIAIDANQRWNVDEAIEWTNALAEFDPYWIEEPTSPDDILGHASVRRAVAPVKVATGEHVQNRIVFKQLLQAGAIDVLQIDAARVGGVNENLAILLLAAKFGVPVCPHAGGVGLCELVQHLSMFDYLALSGTTDDRVIEFVDHLHEHFTAPVVMRDGHYTAPLIPGFSATMREKSIAEYRYPDGAFWVADRAAQKEAA; encoded by the coding sequence TTGACTACCACCTCCGCCCGGATCACCGCGGTCGACACCTACGACGTCCGCTTCCCCACCTCACGGGAGCTGGACGGGTCGGACGCGATGAACCCGGACCCCGACTACTCCGCTGCCTACGTCGTACTGCGCACCGACGCCGGCGACGGCCACGAAGGCCACGGCTTCACCTTCACCATCGGCCGCGGCAACGATGTCCAGGTCGCCGCGATCGACGCTCTGCGACCCCATGTCGTGAGCCGCTCGGTTCAGGAGCTGTGCGCCGACCCGGGCTCGCTGAGCCGCGACCTGATCGGCGACAGTCAGCTGCGCTGGCTCGGCCCCGAGAAGGGCGTGATGCACATGGCCATCGGTGCCGTCGTCAACGCCGTCTGGGATCTCGCCTCCAAGCGCGCCGGGCAGCCCCTGTGGCGGCTGCTCGCCCACGCGGAGCCCGAGTGGCTGGTCTCCCAGGTCGACTTCCGCTACATCACAGACGCCCTCACCCCCGAGGACGCCCTCACCCTTCTGCGCGACGGCCGGACCGGGCTCGCGCAGCGCGAGGCCGTCCTGCTGGAGCGCGGCTACCCCGGCTACACCACGTCACCGGGCTGGCTCGGCTACTCCGACGAAAAGCTCACCCGGCTGGCCAAGCAGGCCGTCGCCGACGGCTTCACCCAGATCAAGCTCAAGGTCGGCGCCGACCTGGACGACGACATCCGGCGTCTGCGCACCGCCCGCGCCGCTGTCGGCGACGGGGTACGCATCGCCATCGACGCCAACCAGCGCTGGAACGTGGACGAGGCTATCGAGTGGACCAATGCGCTCGCCGAGTTCGACCCGTACTGGATCGAGGAGCCCACCAGCCCCGACGACATCCTCGGCCACGCCTCCGTACGGCGGGCGGTGGCCCCCGTGAAGGTCGCCACCGGCGAGCACGTGCAGAACCGCATCGTCTTCAAGCAGCTCCTCCAGGCCGGCGCCATCGACGTGCTCCAGATCGACGCGGCCCGAGTCGGCGGGGTCAACGAGAACCTCGCGATCCTGCTCCTCGCCGCGAAGTTCGGGGTGCCGGTGTGCCCGCACGCCGGCGGTGTGGGTCTGTGCGAGCTGGTGCAGCACCTGTCGATGTTCGACTACCTGGCGCTGTCCGGAACAACGGACGACCGGGTCATCGAGTTCGTCGACCACCTCCACGAGCACTTCACCGCTCCCGTGGTGATGCGCGACGGCCACTACACCGCGCCGCTCATTCCCGGTTTCTCCGCCACCATGCGGGAGAAATCCATCGCCGAGTACCGCTACCCGGACGGCGCGTTCTGGGTGGCCGACCGCGCTGCTCAGAAGGAGGCGGCATGA
- a CDS encoding SGNH/GDSL hydrolase family protein, giving the protein MTIVLGTPGLATADEAADGNDATYYISLGDSLASGYQPDVDKDTDVAYTDQLYTQLKQRTPGLKHIRLGCTAETTESLLKGGKCDYPNAKSQLDAALKAMAQHHGKVTYVTLSVGANDILLNCVSPAGTLDGACLNSRSQTMATNLAQIAGALRKAGAKDTQFVGSTYHNPFLATWLLGAEGQQAAKESAPLLEAANTGITQVYKSTGFKVADLPGTFSSNDFTTQVNVPGAGEVPANVAKICQLTWACTKKDPHPNAEGHKVIAGAFAAELARNDAPAAGATPTPTPSESATPEPGKDTGANDPKTNGDLAETGASSSAPVVAGAGLAVVAAGAAAVYFARRRRTVEEG; this is encoded by the coding sequence ATGACGATCGTGCTGGGCACGCCCGGACTGGCCACCGCCGACGAGGCGGCCGACGGCAACGACGCGACGTACTACATCTCGCTCGGCGATTCCCTGGCCTCTGGCTACCAGCCGGACGTCGACAAGGACACCGACGTCGCCTACACCGACCAGCTGTACACGCAGCTCAAGCAGCGCACTCCCGGGCTGAAGCACATACGTCTGGGCTGCACCGCTGAGACCACCGAGTCTCTGCTCAAGGGCGGCAAGTGTGACTACCCGAACGCCAAGTCCCAACTGGACGCCGCACTGAAGGCCATGGCCCAGCACCACGGCAAGGTCACCTATGTGACCCTCAGCGTGGGCGCGAACGACATCCTGCTCAACTGCGTCAGCCCGGCCGGCACCCTCGACGGGGCGTGCCTGAACAGCCGGAGCCAGACCATGGCGACCAACCTCGCCCAGATCGCCGGCGCGCTGCGCAAAGCGGGCGCGAAGGACACCCAGTTCGTGGGCTCGACGTACCACAACCCGTTCCTGGCGACCTGGTTGCTGGGCGCCGAGGGGCAGCAGGCCGCCAAGGAGTCGGCACCTCTGCTCGAGGCCGCCAACACGGGGATCACCCAGGTCTACAAGTCCACCGGCTTCAAGGTGGCGGACCTGCCCGGGACCTTCTCCTCAAACGACTTCACCACCCAGGTGAACGTACCCGGCGCGGGCGAGGTGCCGGCGAACGTGGCCAAGATCTGCCAGCTGACCTGGGCGTGCACGAAGAAGGACCCCCACCCCAACGCCGAAGGCCACAAAGTGATCGCGGGCGCCTTCGCGGCGGAGCTCGCCAGGAACGACGCGCCCGCTGCGGGCGCGACCCCGACCCCGACCCCGAGCGAGTCGGCCACGCCCGAGCCCGGCAAGGACACGGGGGCGAACGACCCGAAGACGAACGGAGATCTCGCCGAGACGGGCGCGTCGAGCAGTGCTCCCGTAGTCGCGGGTGCCGGTCTCGCGGTCGTGGCGGCCGGCGCCGCCGCGGTCTACTTCGCGCGCAGGCGCCGTACGGTCGAGGAGGGCTGA
- a CDS encoding fumarylacetoacetate hydrolase family protein, with the protein MKLLRVGAPGEERPAVRTDDGRLLDLSSVAPDIDGDFLASGGVDRARAAVEAGELPVLDPDGLRIGAPVARPGKIICVGLNYRDHAAETGAAIPPRPVVFMKDPGTVVGPYDEVLIPRGSVKTDWEVELAVVIGRRARYLEGPEEAAGVIAGYAISHDVSEREFQLEYSSQWDLGKSCETFNPLGPWLVTADEVGDPQDLGLRLSVNGVKRQNGHTGEMIFGVDHIVSYLSQYLVLEPGDVINTGTPAGVALGLPGTPFLRPGDTVELSVDGLGSQRQTFAQA; encoded by the coding sequence GTGAAACTGCTTCGAGTCGGCGCCCCCGGTGAGGAGCGTCCCGCGGTCCGTACCGACGACGGCCGGCTGCTGGACCTGTCCTCTGTGGCCCCTGACATCGACGGCGACTTCCTCGCCTCCGGGGGAGTGGACCGGGCCCGCGCGGCGGTCGAGGCGGGAGAGCTGCCCGTGCTCGACCCGGACGGTCTGCGCATCGGCGCGCCCGTCGCGCGTCCCGGCAAGATCATCTGCGTCGGGTTGAACTACCGCGACCACGCCGCCGAGACCGGCGCGGCGATCCCGCCCCGCCCCGTGGTCTTCATGAAGGACCCGGGCACGGTCGTCGGTCCGTACGACGAGGTGCTGATCCCGCGCGGCTCGGTGAAGACCGACTGGGAGGTCGAGCTGGCGGTCGTCATCGGACGGCGGGCCCGCTATCTGGAGGGCCCCGAGGAGGCGGCCGGGGTGATCGCGGGGTATGCGATCAGCCATGACGTCTCGGAGCGGGAGTTCCAGCTGGAGTACTCCTCGCAGTGGGACCTGGGCAAGTCCTGCGAGACGTTCAACCCGCTCGGGCCGTGGCTGGTGACCGCCGACGAGGTCGGCGATCCGCAGGACCTCGGCTTGCGCCTGAGCGTCAACGGCGTCAAGCGGCAGAACGGCCACACCGGCGAGATGATCTTCGGGGTCGACCACATCGTCTCGTACTTGAGCCAGTACTTGGTTCTGGAGCCCGGTGACGTGATCAACACCGGTACACCCGCGGGCGTGGCTCTGGGGCTTCCCGGCACTCCCTTCCTGCGCCCCGGCGACACCGTCGAGCTTTCCGTCGACGGCCTCGGCAGCCAGCGCCAGACCTTCGCCCAAGCGTGA
- a CDS encoding carbohydrate ABC transporter permease, with amino-acid sequence MSTHSVITASDPGAAAGDAAKSTGVVPSRARSRSARRPGAGGRGSGRRSRATTSPLVTRLALVPALVLLAVFVLGAIVQTVRISTTDWVGFGPMHSVGLDNYRTVLKSSDTYQSLGVTLVYAAASAVATIVISSLLAAAVSHGVKGGRFYRVIWFLPGVAPAAAVSIFWTASFQPHSGGVNQVLGHIGLGNAHAWLGDASTAVWPVVFVTVWAGVGFAFLLLLGAMEQVPVSIYEAARIDGASTARQFFSMTLPMIRPVFVMTALLEFMWAFNGFTTVWAMTQGGPGTATSILPVRIYREALLKGQFGPASALAVLSAVVLIAVGLVGVRASRSKEA; translated from the coding sequence ATGAGCACGCATTCCGTGATCACGGCGTCGGACCCGGGGGCCGCCGCCGGCGACGCCGCGAAGTCCACGGGCGTCGTGCCCAGCCGGGCGCGATCGCGATCCGCGAGGCGTCCCGGCGCGGGCGGGAGGGGGTCGGGTCGCCGGTCGAGGGCCACCACCTCACCGTTGGTGACCCGCCTGGCACTGGTGCCCGCGCTTGTCCTGCTCGCCGTCTTCGTCCTCGGCGCGATCGTCCAGACGGTACGCATCAGTACCACGGACTGGGTCGGCTTCGGTCCCATGCACTCCGTGGGGCTGGACAACTACCGCACTGTTCTCAAGAGTTCGGACACCTACCAGTCGCTGGGCGTCACTCTCGTGTACGCCGCCGCGTCGGCGGTGGCGACGATCGTCATCAGCAGCCTTCTCGCCGCGGCGGTCAGCCACGGCGTGAAGGGCGGGCGCTTCTACCGGGTCATCTGGTTCCTGCCCGGTGTCGCGCCCGCGGCCGCCGTGTCGATCTTCTGGACGGCGAGTTTCCAGCCGCACTCGGGCGGCGTCAACCAGGTCCTCGGCCACATCGGACTCGGCAACGCGCACGCGTGGCTGGGTGACGCCTCCACGGCCGTCTGGCCGGTGGTGTTCGTGACCGTGTGGGCGGGCGTCGGCTTCGCGTTCCTGCTGCTGCTCGGGGCGATGGAACAGGTCCCCGTCTCCATCTATGAGGCCGCGCGCATCGACGGCGCCTCGACGGCACGACAGTTCTTCAGCATGACTCTCCCGATGATCCGGCCGGTGTTCGTCATGACGGCCCTGCTCGAGTTCATGTGGGCGTTCAACGGATTCACGACCGTGTGGGCGATGACGCAGGGCGGTCCGGGCACGGCGACCTCGATCCTGCCGGTGCGGATCTACCGGGAGGCGCTGCTGAAGGGGCAGTTCGGCCCGGCGTCGGCACTGGCCGTGCTCTCGGCAGTCGTACTCATCGCGGTCGGCCTCGTCGGCGTACGGGCCAGCCGCTCGAAGGAGGCGTGA
- a CDS encoding L-rhamnose mutarotase codes for MKVALHTKVRADRIEEYEAAHRQVPEQLTVVIRAAGVGEWTTGAAVRLRPARHRTAGHAPGSDNVSDHGLCGDRRGSRGRDGLRAVAARAVLLGQPQPSLLVSPWRHGSARRGEPVVTRTG; via the coding sequence ATGAAGGTCGCCCTGCACACCAAGGTCCGCGCCGACCGCATCGAGGAGTACGAGGCCGCGCACCGGCAGGTGCCCGAGCAACTGACCGTCGTCATCCGCGCCGCGGGCGTGGGGGAGTGGACGACCGGTGCGGCCGTGCGGCTACGACCTGCCCGTCATCGCACGGCCGGCCACGCCCCAGGGTCTGACAACGTGTCCGATCACGGCCTGTGCGGCGACCGGCGGGGGAGCCGCGGTCGCGACGGCCTTCGGGCGGTTGCCGCACGAGCTGTCCTGCTCGGACAGCCGCAGCCCTCGCTCTTGGTGTCGCCGTGGCGTCATGGATCGGCCAGGCGTGGGGAGCCTGTCGTGACCCGGACCGGATAA
- a CDS encoding aldo/keto reductase has protein sequence MRTTTLGGSAVPVSELALGCAALGNLLHPVTDEAAHAAVEAAWDVGVRTFDTAPHYGLGLSERRLGAALRDRPRDTYTLSTKVGRLLVPGREEGAGDDLANGFAVPATHRRVWDFSADGVLRSLEASLERLGLDRVDVALLHDPDGHADQALREAYPALERLRAEGVIGAIGVGMNQSALPARFLRETDIDMVLLAGRYTLLEQDSLTELLPEAAARGRSVVIGGVFNSGLLTAPRPGATYDYAPAPQPVLDRALRLLAVCERHDVPLRAAALRFPFGHSSVASVLTGARSSHEVRDTVEQLRRPIPAALWDELRAEGLLAPDTPVPAAAPTGEAMPSEEPS, from the coding sequence GTGAGGACCACCACGCTGGGCGGCAGCGCCGTACCGGTCTCGGAACTGGCGCTGGGCTGTGCCGCCCTCGGCAACCTTCTCCATCCGGTCACGGATGAGGCCGCCCATGCCGCGGTGGAGGCGGCCTGGGACGTCGGTGTCCGCACCTTCGACACCGCGCCCCACTACGGTCTCGGTCTGTCGGAGCGGCGGCTCGGCGCCGCGCTGCGCGACCGTCCCCGTGACACCTACACCCTGTCCACCAAGGTCGGACGGCTCCTCGTGCCGGGCCGGGAGGAAGGCGCCGGCGACGACCTCGCCAACGGCTTCGCCGTCCCGGCCACCCACCGCCGCGTCTGGGACTTCAGCGCCGACGGAGTGCTGCGCTCCCTGGAGGCCAGCCTGGAACGTCTCGGCCTCGACCGCGTCGACGTGGCCCTGCTGCACGACCCGGACGGACACGCCGACCAGGCGTTGCGCGAGGCGTACCCGGCGCTGGAGCGGCTGCGCGCCGAAGGCGTGATCGGAGCGATCGGCGTCGGCATGAACCAGTCCGCCCTGCCCGCCCGGTTCCTGCGTGAGACAGACATCGACATGGTGCTGCTGGCCGGCCGCTACACCCTCCTGGAACAGGACTCGCTCACCGAACTGCTCCCGGAGGCAGCCGCTCGAGGCCGGAGTGTCGTCATCGGCGGGGTGTTCAACTCAGGGTTGCTGACGGCCCCCCGGCCAGGCGCCACGTACGACTACGCCCCCGCTCCGCAGCCGGTCCTCGACCGGGCGCTACGACTCCTCGCGGTCTGCGAACGCCATGACGTGCCACTGCGTGCCGCCGCGCTGCGCTTCCCGTTCGGCCATTCCTCGGTCGCGAGCGTCCTGACCGGGGCGCGCTCCTCCCACGAGGTGCGTGACACGGTGGAGCAGCTGCGGCGCCCGATTCCGGCCGCCCTGTGGGACGAGCTGCGCGCCGAGGGCCTGCTGGCCCCGGACACTCCTGTCCCCGCAGCCGCGCCGACCGGGGAAGCCATGCCGTCGGAGGAGCCGTCATGA
- a CDS encoding SDR family NAD(P)-dependent oxidoreductase, whose protein sequence is MIGLSGLRAVVTGGASGIGLATARALAAQGASVAVLDLDPGGVSEPLLGLQADVTDDVSVRAAVEQAAERLGGLDILVNNAGIGAVGTIEDNPDEQWHRVLDVNVLGIVRTTRAALPHLRRSAHAAVVNTCSIGATAGLPQRALYCASKGAVRSLTLAMAADHVREGIRVNCVNPGTADTPWVGRLLDAADDPEGERAALNARQPMGRLVTADEVAAAIVYLASPAAASVTGTSLAVDGGMQGLRLRPVDRP, encoded by the coding sequence ATGATCGGTCTGTCCGGGCTCAGGGCCGTCGTCACCGGCGGAGCGTCCGGTATCGGGCTCGCCACGGCCCGCGCACTGGCGGCCCAGGGCGCGTCGGTGGCCGTGCTCGACCTAGACCCGGGCGGTGTCAGTGAACCGCTGCTCGGCCTCCAGGCCGACGTCACCGACGACGTCTCCGTGCGCGCAGCCGTGGAACAGGCCGCCGAACGGCTCGGCGGTCTGGACATCCTCGTGAACAACGCGGGCATCGGCGCGGTGGGCACCATCGAGGACAACCCGGACGAGCAGTGGCACCGGGTCCTGGACGTCAACGTCCTCGGCATCGTCCGCACTACGCGCGCCGCCCTGCCCCACCTGCGCCGCTCCGCGCACGCGGCGGTCGTCAACACGTGCTCGATAGGCGCCACCGCGGGACTGCCGCAGCGCGCCCTGTACTGCGCCAGCAAGGGCGCGGTCCGCTCACTGACTCTCGCCATGGCCGCCGACCACGTCCGCGAGGGCATCCGCGTCAACTGCGTCAACCCCGGAACCGCCGACACCCCCTGGGTCGGCCGGCTCCTCGACGCAGCCGACGACCCCGAGGGCGAGCGGGCCGCACTCAACGCCCGTCAGCCCATGGGCCGCCTGGTCACCGCCGACGAGGTGGCGGCCGCGATCGTCTACCTGGCGAGTCCGGCCGCGGCGTCCGTCACCGGCACCTCGCTCGCGGTGGACGGCGGTATGCAGGGATTGCGGCTGCGCCCGGTGGACCGGCCGTGA
- a CDS encoding ABC transporter substrate-binding protein, whose product MRRFNEARRNPLPRALTALSAVAVLTSSAAACSSSGSEGSDTTGSAPVTLTVQQQTGQETLFGYFAKAFHKAHPNVTVKLQTISQEQKAGSNLTVLGSANAPDVGFVPVGSSPYTALTSRGGLTDLSDVWSSGDLAKRYGSGVSGSLKVGGKPYVVAFSQAIYNVVWYNPAAFAKAGVTVPTDHRFATPEDLIAAAKKLKSAGYAPLQLGGASGYQASWMVDALLPTSASPAQLENYLASYNSKTAVTAKYTDPAFTKVLSTLKNYRKSGVYQDGFLGQKYQDAETPFLAGKAGMFLGGNFTAADFVPAKTSVKPDWLLLPPVNAGTKTTQTGYYGDALGIPVRAQHKAWAKKFLEFVMSEKAQSEGVVGTANLLPGVKDLPASAFTKLDANSRSILADIAKNGSAAGWTSVVPNALAQTFIDPKIQAMYSGSLSPSALAQQQQDELLSFRKSAS is encoded by the coding sequence ATGAGACGTTTCAATGAAGCACGCCGAAACCCGCTGCCTCGCGCCCTGACGGCGCTGTCCGCGGTCGCCGTTCTCACCTCCTCTGCCGCGGCGTGTTCGTCGTCGGGGAGTGAGGGGAGCGACACCACGGGCTCGGCGCCGGTCACTCTGACCGTTCAGCAGCAGACCGGGCAGGAGACCTTGTTCGGCTACTTCGCCAAGGCCTTCCACAAGGCGCACCCGAACGTGACGGTCAAACTGCAGACGATCAGCCAGGAGCAGAAGGCCGGCTCGAACCTCACTGTGCTGGGCTCGGCCAACGCGCCCGACGTCGGCTTCGTCCCGGTCGGCTCGTCGCCCTACACCGCTCTGACCAGCCGTGGCGGGCTGACCGATCTCAGTGACGTGTGGAGTTCCGGTGACCTCGCCAAGCGCTACGGCAGCGGCGTCTCCGGGTCGCTGAAGGTCGGCGGCAAGCCGTACGTCGTCGCCTTCTCCCAGGCCATCTACAACGTCGTCTGGTACAACCCGGCAGCCTTCGCCAAAGCCGGCGTGACCGTGCCGACCGATCACCGGTTCGCGACGCCGGAAGACCTCATCGCCGCGGCCAAGAAGCTGAAGTCGGCCGGGTACGCACCGCTGCAGCTCGGCGGCGCCTCCGGCTATCAGGCCAGCTGGATGGTCGACGCCCTGCTGCCGACCTCGGCGTCGCCGGCGCAGCTCGAGAACTACCTGGCGTCCTACAACAGCAAGACCGCCGTCACCGCGAAGTACACCGACCCGGCCTTCACCAAGGTGCTCTCGACGCTTAAGAACTACCGCAAGTCGGGCGTCTACCAGGACGGGTTCCTCGGTCAGAAGTACCAGGACGCCGAGACGCCGTTCCTCGCGGGCAAGGCGGGAATGTTCCTCGGCGGCAACTTCACGGCGGCCGACTTCGTGCCCGCGAAGACCTCGGTGAAGCCCGACTGGCTGCTCCTGCCGCCGGTCAACGCCGGGACGAAGACCACGCAGACCGGCTACTACGGCGACGCCCTGGGCATCCCGGTGAGGGCGCAGCACAAGGCGTGGGCGAAGAAGTTCCTCGAGTTCGTCATGTCCGAGAAGGCGCAGTCGGAGGGCGTGGTCGGCACCGCCAATCTGCTCCCCGGGGTTAAGGACCTGCCCGCCTCGGCCTTCACGAAGTTGGACGCGAATTCCCGCAGCATCCTGGCTGACATCGCCAAGAACGGCAGTGCGGCCGGCTGGACGTCGGTGGTGCCGAACGCGCTTGCGCAGACCTTCATCGACCCGAAGATCCAGGCGATGTACTCCGGCAGCCTTTCGCCGTCCGCGCTGGCACAGCAGCAGCAGGACGAACTGCTGAGCTTCCGCAAGTCCGCGAGCTGA
- a CDS encoding carbohydrate ABC transporter permease, with translation MRNLLGRGTARAALVLWTLLAVVPFVLILLLSVRSNADIYLNGLGITGKILPGNYARAWQGSAGTAGLTNYFGNSLIAAVTALVFNLGAGVTAAYFATHLSDRSRIWFTRLFVSSTVLPIVLMVVPYYQAFNAFGVLNMPVVIGIAYGALALPTTVLIMHSFFVDFPVELLEAAALDGTGAWRTYVRIVLPLAKGAVTAVAMLTLVFVWGETQLGVVLLQSGESQTVPVGLLSFQGQYTTDQGALFAGLSLASIPIILLYLVFHKNVTKGIALGGVFK, from the coding sequence ATGCGTAATCTGCTCGGTCGAGGCACCGCACGGGCCGCCCTCGTGCTCTGGACGCTGCTCGCCGTCGTGCCGTTCGTGCTGATCCTGCTGCTCAGCGTCAGGTCCAACGCGGACATCTACCTGAACGGCCTCGGTATCACCGGAAAGATCCTGCCCGGCAACTACGCGCGGGCCTGGCAGGGTTCGGCCGGGACGGCCGGACTGACCAACTACTTCGGCAACAGTCTGATCGCGGCCGTCACCGCGCTCGTCTTCAACCTCGGGGCCGGAGTGACGGCGGCGTACTTCGCGACGCACCTGTCCGACCGCAGCCGCATCTGGTTCACCCGGCTGTTCGTGTCGTCGACCGTTCTGCCGATCGTGCTGATGGTCGTTCCCTACTACCAGGCGTTCAACGCGTTCGGCGTGCTCAACATGCCGGTGGTCATCGGCATCGCGTACGGCGCCCTGGCCCTGCCGACCACCGTGCTGATCATGCACTCGTTCTTCGTCGACTTCCCGGTCGAGCTGCTGGAGGCAGCCGCACTCGACGGCACAGGGGCCTGGCGCACGTACGTCCGCATCGTCCTCCCGCTCGCCAAGGGAGCGGTGACGGCGGTGGCGATGCTCACGCTCGTGTTCGTCTGGGGCGAGACACAACTCGGCGTGGTGCTGCTGCAGTCCGGTGAGTCGCAGACCGTGCCGGTCGGTCTGCTCTCGTTCCAGGGCCAGTACACGACCGACCAGGGGGCGCTGTTCGCCGGGCTCTCGCTGGCGTCCATCCCGATCATCCTGCTGTACCTCGTCTTCCACAAGAACGTCACCAAGGGCATCGCGCTCGGCGGAGTGTTCAAATGA